A stretch of the Macaca mulatta isolate MMU2019108-1 chromosome 16, T2T-MMU8v2.0, whole genome shotgun sequence genome encodes the following:
- the LOC705681 gene encoding olfactory receptor 1E1, whose translation MMGRNQTSISEFLLLGLPIQPEQQNLFYALFLAMYLTTLLGNLLIIVLIRLDSQLHTPMYLFLSHLSFSYLCFSSVTIPKLLQNMQNQDPSIPYADCLAQMYFFLFFGDLESFLLVAMAYDRYVAICFPLRYTAIMSPMRCLSLVALSWVLTTFHAMLHTLLMARLCFCADNVVPHFFCDMSALLKLACSDTRVNELVIFITGGLILVIPFLLILGSYAWIVSSILKVPSSKGICKAFSTCGSHLSVVSLFYGTLIGLYFCPSANSSTLKETVMAMMYTVVTPMLNPFIYSLRNRDMKGALGRIIHQKKTFLSL comes from the coding sequence ATGATGGGGCGAAATCAAACCAGCATCTCAGAGTTCCTGCTCCTGGGCCTGCCCATCCAGCCAGAGCAGCAAAACCTGTTCTATGCCCTGTTCTTGGCCATGTATCTTACCACCCTCCTGGGGAACCTCCTCATCATTGTCCTCATTCGACTGGACTCCCAGCTTCACACGCCTATGTATTTGTTTCTCAGCCACTTGTCCTTCTCATACCTCTGCTTCTCTTCCGTGACCATTCCCAAGTTGTTACAGAACATGCAGAACCAAGACCCATCCATCCCCTATGCGGATTGCCTGGCCCAAATGTACTTCTTCCTGTTTTTTGGAGACCTGGAGAGCTTCCTCCTTGTGGCCATGGCCTATGACCGCTATGTGGCCATCTGCTTCCCCCTGCGCTACACCGCCATCATGAGCCCCATGCGCTGTCTCTCCCTGGTGGCGCTGTCCTGGGTACTGACCACCTTCCATGCCATGTTACACACTTTACTCATGGCCAGGTTGTGTTTTTGTGCAGACAATGTGGTCCCCCACTTTTTCTGTGATATGTCTGCTCTGCTGAAGCTGGCCTGCTCTGACACTCGAGTTAATGAATTGGTGATATTTATCACGGGAGGGCTGATTCTTGTCATCCCATTCCTACTCATCCTTGGGTCCTACGCATGGATTGTCTCCTCCATCCTCAAGGTCCCTTCGTCTAAGGGTATCTGCAAGGCCTTCTCTACTTGTGGCTCCCACCTCTCTGTGGTGTCACTGTTCTATGGGACCCTTATTGGTCTCTACTTCTGCCCATCAGCTAATAGTTCTACTCTAAAGGAGACTGTCATGGCTATGATGTACACTGTGGTGACCCCCATGCTGAACCCCTTCATctacagcctgaggaacagagacATGAAGGGAGCCCTGGGCAGAATCATTCatcaaaagaaaactttcttaTCTCTCTGA